From a region of the Branchiostoma floridae strain S238N-H82 chromosome 13, Bfl_VNyyK, whole genome shotgun sequence genome:
- the LOC118429304 gene encoding zinc finger protein 492-like yields MATSDNMQGLDDVRRGAAGGSAWQGERREDSGEESRREKGVKVYRCEECSRQFSRLHNLKTHMRTHTGEKPYRCEECSRQFSRLHNLKTHMQTHTGETIMKCFRCEECHKQFKLMSNLKRHMRTHTGEKPYRCEECSRQFTGLGNLNLHMRTHTGQKPYRCEECSKQFSQLGHLKAHIRTHTGEKPYRCEECSRQFSECEECSRKFSDSELSSLKKHMRTHTGEKPYRCEGCSRQFSELSSLKKHIRTHTGEKPYRCEGCSRQFSRLDHLKRHMQTHTGEKPYRCEQCSRQFSEQATLKTHMRTHTQ; encoded by the exons ATGGCGACATCAGACAacatgcagggtttggatgacgtcaggagaggagcagcagggggttctgccTGGCAGGGAGAAAGACGAGAGGATTCTGGTGAGGAGTCCAGGAGGGAGAAAGGTGTGAaagtgtacaggtgtgaggagtgcagcaggcagttcagccGGCTGCacaatctgaagactcacatgcggactcacactggagagaaaccctacaggtgtgaggagtgtagcaggcagttcagccGGCTGCACAATCTGAAGACTCATATGCAGACTCACACTG GTGAGACCATCATGAAGTGCTTCAGGTGTGAGGAATGCCACAAGCAGTTCAAATTGatgagtaatctgaagagacacatgcggactcacaccggggaaaaaccatacaggtgtgaggagtgtagcaggcagttcactGGACTAGGAAATTTGAacttgcacatgcgcactcataCTGGGCAGAAACCCTAccggtgtgaggagtgtagcaagcagttcagtcagctgggtcatctgaaggcccacatacggactcacaccggggagaaaccatacaggtgtgaggagtgtagcaggcagttcagtga gtgtgaggagtgcagcaggaaGTTCAGTGAT agtgagctgtctagtctgaagaaacacatgcggactcacactggggagaagccctacagatgtgaggggtgtagcaggcagttcagtgagctgtctagtctgaagaaacacatacggactcacactggggagaaaccctacagatgtgaggggtgtagcaggcagttcagtcggctggatcatctgaagagacacatgcagactcacacaggggagaaaccctacaggtgtgagcagtgtagcaggcagtttagtgagcAGGCTactctgaagacacacatgcggactcacactcaGTAG
- the LOC118429794 gene encoding uncharacterized protein LOC118429794, with product MSRSFPRVSGVLASLVKGHNSKAHPGVPPRMYQPVGFTCKACHVFAVNEVDIQNHCVLIHIIGDAASSAAKPPQIKVEPDQPQEDQAQQSEEERELPRIKAEQQQLPVEDLEADPDDPSVKEPEQQADGERDGENPRAHPPPSIDPHVKRRQDLAERMQKWDKRRREQYERADKDLRTVRHIMIRVRKNTRKSKVEHRLYKKLLEKETARLRRKWKSPELEPTKEQVLKALKRKCRQLQEKLGKLRREPRPSTQNQHCENYSWPRSTVPNNKRRETKKLRRKRTALDKKRQWIGKIKKCVTEGFLLKTKDHCFLKNLAGKAKHDGKQTEQYFNYLKKLLFKEECIVKAEMLKLK from the exons ATGAGTCGATCTTTTCCTCGTGTGTCAGGAGTTCTCGCCTCATTGGTCAAAG GACATAACAGCAAAGCCCACCCAGGAGTTCCACCCAGGATGTACCAACCGGTTGGGTTTACATGTAAAGCGTGCCATGTCTTTGCGGTAAATGAAGTAGACATTCAAAACCACTGTGTCTTGATCCATATTATCGGAGATGCTGCTTCTTCAGCCGCAAAGCCACCGCAGATCAAAGTAGAACCTGACCAACCACAAGAAGATCAAGCACAACAATCAGAAGAAGAGCGAGAGCTGCCCAGGATCAAAGCAGAGCAACAACAACTGCCAGTGGAAGATCTAGAGGCAGATCCTGATGATCCTAGTGTTAAAGAGCCTGAGCAACAGGCGgatggagagagagatggagaaaaCCCTCGGGCTCACCCACCGCCCAGTATTGACCCGCATGTCAAAAGGAGACAAGACTTGGCGGAGAGGATGCAGAAGTGGGACAAACGGAGACGGGAACAGTATGAGAGAGCGGACAAGGACCTCAGAACGGTGCGGCATATCATGATAAGGGTAAGGAAGAACACCCGCAAGAGCAAGGTGGAGCATCGGCTCTACAAAAAGCTGCTGGAGAAGGAAACTGCCAGACTGAGGCGGAAATGGAAGTCACCAGAGCTGGAGCCAACAAAGGAACAAGTCCTGAAGGCTCTGAAACGTAAGTGCCGTCAGCTGCAGGAGAAGCTTGGTAAGTTACGGAGAGAACCGAGACCATCCACACAGAATCAACACTGCGAGAACTACTCCTGGCCCCGATCCACAGTGCCCAACAACAAGCGAAGAGAAACAAAGAAACTCAGGAGAAAAAGGACAGCATTAGATAAGAAAAGACAGTGGATTGGAAAGATTAAAAAGTGTGTTACAGAGGGCTTTCTGCTCAAGACAAAAGACCACTGTTTTCTGAAAAATCTTGCAGGAAAAGCAAAGCATGATGGCAAGCAGACAGAGCAATATTTCAACTATCTTAAGAAGCTCTTATTCAAGGAAGAGTGCATTGTGAAGGCTGAGATGCTAAAACTGaagtaa
- the LOC118429303 gene encoding zinc finger protein 436-like, whose product MQFNRLSHLKCHIRTHTGEKPYRCEECSKQFSALSTLKNHIRTHTGEKPYRCEECRKQFSRQGHLKDHMRTHTGEKPYRCEYCSKLFSVKANLTSHVRTHTGEKPYRCQECSRQFKQLSTLKKHMRTHIGEKPYRCDKCSRQFSDLAKHAESQRGEALQECSKQFSALSTLKNHIRTHTGEKPYRCEECRKQFSRQGHLKDHMRTHTGEKPYRCEYCSKLFSVKANLTSHVRTHTGEKP is encoded by the exons ATGCAGTTCAACCGTTTGAGTCATCTGAAGTgccacatacggactcacactggggagaaaccctacaggtgtgaggagtgcagcaagcagttcagtgcgCTGAGCACTTTAAAGAaccacatacggactcacactggggagaaaccctacagatgtgaagAGTGCAGAAAGCAGTTCAGTCGACAGGGTCATCTGAAAgatcacatgcggactcacacaggggaaaaaccctacaggtgtgagtaTTGCAGCAAACTATTCAGTGTGAAAGCAAACTTGACAAGTCATGTGAGGactcacacgggggagaaaccttacaggtgtcaggagtgcagcaggcagttcaaaCAGCTGAGTAccttaaagaaacacatgcggactcacataggggagaaaccctacaggtgtgacaagtgcagcaggcagttcagtgacctGG CTAAACATGCAGAATCACAGAGAGGAGAAgcgctacag gagtgcagcaagcagttcagtgcgCTGAGCACTTTAAAGAaccacatacggactcacactggggagaaaccctacagatgtgaagAGTGCAGAAAGCAGTTCAGTCGACAGGGTCATCTGAAAgatcacatgcggactcacacaggggaaaaaccctacaggtgtgagtaTTGCAGCAAACTATTCAGTGTGAAAGCAAACTTGACAAGTCATGTGAGGactcacacgggggagaaacctTAA